The following are encoded together in the Actinoplanes sp. N902-109 genome:
- the pabB gene encoding aminodeoxychorismate synthase component I gives MKTLLIDNYDSFTYNLAHYLGEINGVEPTVIRNDEPEWRSEHLDAFDNVVISPGPGTPGVAADFGICRDVVSSGRIPLLGVCLGHQGIAMLGGGSIALAPEPRHGRKSLVSHDGTGLFAGIPSPYQVVRYHSWAVDSLSDDLEALARTPDGVLMALRHRHLPQWGVQFHPESIATEHGHRLLANFAELSQEWNRRHGRAVRPANPRRASTPRAHTNRRVTYQLLFEKFATECGAERVYEELFLGRPFAFWLDSSRPDPRLGRFSVLGAAEGPLAEVVTADVAQGTVTVRTAERTHDETRPLLDWLDDRLGNAGVVGAEGLPFDFHGGWVGYLGYELKAQCGARSRHRSEHPDASLLFADRCVVFDHSTLTTYLLALHTGDETPARNWLSQARARIQVLADTPHRSTTRPEPVTAPLSLRHDRDTYLNLIESCQQAITAGESYEICLTNMLSIDCTLDVWPAYTSLRRANPAPFAALLRLGELSVLSTSPERFLRIDSERRVEARPIKGTRPRSSSAEEDRQLRNDLTTCEKDQAENLMIVDLLRNDLAQAAAIGSVEVPELFAVESYATVHQLVSTVTARLRPDRSPVDCVRAAFPGGSMTGAPKLRSMEIIDELEDGPRGIYSGAIGYFSLSGSVDLSIAIRTLVVQPDRVSYGVGGAIVAMSDPVAEYEETAVKATPLLTLLGARFPERDMAQVAGDA, from the coding sequence GTGAAGACCTTGCTCATCGACAATTACGACTCCTTCACCTACAACCTGGCGCACTACCTGGGGGAGATCAACGGCGTCGAGCCCACGGTCATCCGCAACGACGAACCGGAGTGGCGGTCGGAGCACCTGGATGCCTTCGACAACGTCGTCATCTCGCCCGGCCCGGGTACCCCGGGTGTCGCCGCGGATTTCGGCATCTGCCGCGACGTCGTCTCCTCGGGCCGGATCCCGTTGCTCGGCGTCTGTCTCGGGCATCAGGGCATCGCGATGCTCGGCGGCGGATCGATCGCGCTGGCGCCGGAACCCCGGCACGGTCGCAAGTCACTCGTCAGCCACGACGGCACCGGCTTGTTCGCCGGAATTCCGTCGCCGTACCAGGTCGTGCGGTATCACTCGTGGGCGGTCGACAGCCTTTCGGACGATCTCGAAGCGCTCGCCCGGACACCCGACGGCGTGCTGATGGCGCTGCGTCATCGTCACCTGCCGCAGTGGGGTGTGCAGTTCCATCCCGAGTCCATCGCCACGGAGCACGGCCACCGGCTGCTGGCCAACTTCGCCGAGCTGAGTCAGGAGTGGAACCGGCGCCACGGCCGGGCTGTTCGTCCGGCCAACCCGCGGCGAGCATCGACGCCGCGGGCGCACACCAACCGGCGAGTGACGTACCAGCTACTGTTCGAGAAGTTCGCTACCGAGTGCGGCGCGGAGCGCGTCTACGAGGAACTCTTCCTGGGCCGGCCGTTCGCGTTCTGGCTGGACAGCAGCCGTCCCGATCCGCGACTCGGCCGCTTCTCGGTGCTCGGGGCGGCCGAAGGCCCGCTTGCGGAGGTGGTCACGGCCGACGTTGCGCAGGGCACGGTCACCGTACGGACGGCCGAGCGCACCCACGACGAGACCCGGCCGTTGCTGGACTGGCTGGACGACCGGCTCGGGAACGCCGGGGTCGTCGGAGCCGAAGGCCTGCCGTTCGACTTTCACGGCGGCTGGGTCGGCTATCTGGGTTACGAGCTCAAGGCTCAGTGCGGCGCCCGTTCGCGCCACCGTTCCGAACACCCGGACGCCTCGCTGCTGTTCGCGGACCGGTGCGTGGTCTTCGACCACAGCACCCTGACGACGTACCTGCTGGCCTTGCACACGGGCGACGAGACGCCGGCCCGGAACTGGCTGAGCCAGGCTCGCGCGCGCATCCAGGTGCTCGCGGACACCCCGCATCGTTCGACGACGCGCCCGGAGCCGGTCACCGCACCGCTGTCCCTGCGTCATGACCGCGACACCTACCTGAACCTCATCGAGTCCTGTCAGCAGGCCATCACCGCCGGCGAGAGCTACGAGATCTGCCTGACCAACATGCTCAGCATCGACTGCACGCTCGACGTGTGGCCGGCGTACACCTCGCTGCGCCGGGCCAACCCGGCGCCGTTCGCGGCCCTGCTGCGCCTGGGTGAGCTGTCGGTCCTGAGCACCTCGCCCGAACGCTTTCTGCGCATCGACAGCGAGCGGCGGGTGGAGGCCCGGCCGATCAAGGGAACGCGGCCCCGGTCGAGCTCGGCCGAGGAGGACCGGCAACTTCGCAACGACCTGACGACATGCGAGAAGGACCAGGCCGAGAATCTCATGATTGTCGATCTGCTGCGCAACGACCTGGCCCAGGCCGCGGCGATCGGCTCGGTCGAGGTCCCGGAGCTGTTCGCGGTGGAGTCCTACGCGACCGTCCACCAGCTGGTCAGCACCGTGACGGCGCGGCTGCGCCCCGACCGCAGCCCGGTCGACTGTGTCCGGGCCGCGTTCCCCGGCGGCTCGATGACCGGGGCGCCGAAGCTACGCAGTATGGAGATCATCGACGAGCTGGAAGATGGGCCTCGCGGCATCTACTCGGGCGCGATCGGATATTTCTCCTTGTCCGGGAGCGTGGACCTGAGCATCGCCATCCGCACGCTCGTGGTCCAGCCGGACCGGGTCAGCTACGGGGTCGGTGGCGCGATCGTGGCGATGTCCGACCCGGTCGCCGAGTACGAGGAGACCGCGGTCAAGGCGACGCCGCTGCTCACCCTGCTCGGCGCCCGCTTCCCGGAGCGGGACATGGCGCAGGTGGCCGGCGATGCCTGA
- a CDS encoding FAD-binding oxidoreductase yields MPYGGAVSDGGSYDVVVVGNGVLGLSLGVSLARRDLSVAVVGERARPYAASAAAGAMLGCFGEVTSTLLASSHGRRKIDLGVEAQRLWPGWLEALRSDSGRNTDDLVTADGTVVILNTVGVAGIDSANFQAIQSALTTYEQKHEELDADAIAWISPDTAARPLRALFLADEHAVDSAALLVTLEAAFIALGGTLVDDSVTALDHLAGRVRGVALSSGAALSGGEVVLAAGAASQAVVASMPDLAERMPPLISGYGLSALLSAPESPGPRHVVRTPNRAFACGLHLVPRNANEVYVGATNVISTMPVTTPVIRDVQFLLDCAARQLHRDFWTAGVNRIQVGNRPVALDGFPLIGLAVPGLWMLTGTYRDGLHLSPLLAEEMAARIVGDESRVDLSPFAPVRAPIQSASRRDIVETSVTHMVATGYEHDWRVPVEWPRTMEHSLRLEFSRFAEMIHPQFTPPPEILAAARYAPELVMMLRKFYGSGQAAGV; encoded by the coding sequence GTGCCGTACGGGGGTGCCGTCTCGGACGGCGGTAGCTACGACGTGGTGGTAGTCGGCAATGGCGTACTCGGCTTGTCGCTCGGCGTCAGCCTGGCCCGCCGTGACCTCTCGGTAGCCGTGGTGGGCGAGCGGGCTCGCCCGTACGCGGCCTCGGCGGCCGCCGGGGCGATGCTGGGATGCTTCGGCGAGGTCACCTCCACGCTGCTCGCCAGTAGCCATGGCCGGCGCAAGATCGACCTCGGTGTCGAGGCGCAGCGGCTGTGGCCGGGGTGGCTCGAGGCGCTGAGGTCGGACTCCGGCCGGAACACCGACGACCTGGTCACCGCCGACGGCACGGTGGTCATCCTCAACACCGTCGGCGTCGCCGGCATCGACAGCGCGAACTTCCAGGCGATCCAGAGCGCGCTCACCACCTATGAGCAGAAGCACGAAGAGCTCGACGCCGACGCCATCGCCTGGATCTCGCCCGACACCGCCGCCCGGCCGCTGCGCGCCCTGTTCCTTGCCGACGAACACGCGGTCGACTCGGCGGCGTTGCTGGTCACCCTCGAGGCGGCCTTCATCGCCCTGGGCGGGACCCTTGTCGACGACTCGGTCACCGCCCTGGATCACCTCGCGGGGCGCGTCCGGGGCGTCGCCCTGTCCTCCGGCGCGGCGCTGTCCGGCGGAGAAGTGGTGCTCGCCGCGGGAGCGGCCTCCCAGGCCGTCGTCGCGAGCATGCCCGACCTGGCCGAGCGGATGCCGCCGCTGATCTCCGGCTACGGCCTGTCCGCGCTGCTGTCGGCTCCCGAATCGCCGGGGCCGCGCCACGTTGTCCGCACGCCGAACCGGGCCTTCGCCTGCGGCCTGCACCTGGTCCCGAGAAACGCGAACGAGGTGTACGTCGGGGCGACCAACGTCATCTCCACCATGCCGGTGACCACGCCGGTCATCCGCGACGTGCAGTTCCTCCTGGACTGCGCAGCCCGGCAGCTGCACCGCGACTTCTGGACGGCGGGCGTCAACCGGATCCAGGTCGGCAACCGTCCCGTCGCGCTCGACGGCTTCCCGCTGATCGGCCTGGCCGTGCCCGGACTGTGGATGCTGACCGGCACGTACCGCGACGGGCTGCACCTCTCCCCACTGCTGGCCGAGGAGATGGCGGCCAGGATCGTGGGTGACGAGTCGCGGGTGGACCTGTCCCCCTTCGCGCCGGTGCGTGCCCCCATCCAATCGGCGAGCCGCCGGGACATCGTCGAGACCTCGGTCACCCACATGGTCGCCACCGGCTACGAACACGACTGGCGGGTGCCGGTCGAGTGGCCGCGCACCATGGAGCACAGCCTGCGCCTGGAATTCTCCCGGTTCGCCGAGATGATCCATCCGCAGTTCACGCCGCCCCCCGAGATCCTCGCAGCCGCGCGCTACGCGCCCGAGCTGGTGATGATGCTCCGCAAGTTTTACGGCAGCGGGCAGGCCGCCGGTGTCTGA
- a CDS encoding phosphopantetheine-binding protein, with amino-acid sequence MSERCSVTALDADFEAVLRECMADRIPSGVTLHENSDLTVFGIDSLTVVRLLVTIEDSFGVMIPDELIAFELFSSPGSLWRLISGLREDPGER; translated from the coding sequence GTGTCTGAGCGGTGCTCGGTCACTGCGCTGGACGCGGATTTCGAGGCCGTGCTGAGGGAGTGCATGGCCGACCGGATCCCGTCCGGCGTGACGCTGCACGAGAACAGCGACTTGACTGTGTTCGGCATCGACTCGCTCACGGTCGTTCGGCTGCTGGTGACCATCGAGGACAGCTTCGGCGTGATGATCCCCGACGAGCTGATCGCCTTCGAACTCTTCTCCTCGCCGGGTTCGCTGTGGCGCCTGATCTCCGGCCTGCGGGAGGACCCCGGTGAACGCTGA
- a CDS encoding glycosyltransferase: MFEVDLDPVALEPYEQLLGPARMAKLRAGVGRLAGRTIWNINSTAAGGGVAELLSSLIPLARALGVDVRWLVVDGDPAFFALTKRLCSTIYGSAGDGGPLGPDERAHYRRVTDDNAAQLQMWVDPGDVVVVHDPQPAGLIRRARELGATVIWRSHIGSDQPNSHTEAGWAFLRPFVMEADATVFLTEGHAQHWTPDTHVIPPSIDPCAPKNMALTARQAVDILGVAGVLGGSASAEITVPAPLGPAITVRHAATVLRVGPPPPPDVPMVVQVSRWDRLKDMDGVLEAFMQAGAGHCHLTLAGPAVDSVADDPEAAGAYELSRSRWAALAPDDRRRVQLLCLPVTDRRENALVVNALQRHATVVVQKSLAEGFGLTAAEAMWKARPIVASAVGGLREQVVDGVTGLAVADPRDLPATAAAVRRLLDDPGFAQKLGAGARQLVVDRFLPDRHLLEWAATLEKILTKGSHDAQTG; this comes from the coding sequence ATGTTCGAGGTTGACCTCGATCCGGTCGCCCTGGAACCGTACGAGCAACTCCTGGGCCCGGCGCGTATGGCGAAGCTCCGTGCCGGGGTCGGCCGCCTCGCCGGCCGCACCATCTGGAACATCAACTCCACGGCCGCCGGCGGCGGCGTGGCCGAACTGCTGTCGTCGCTGATTCCGCTGGCCCGGGCCTTGGGCGTCGATGTGCGCTGGCTGGTCGTCGACGGCGATCCCGCGTTCTTCGCCCTCACCAAGCGGCTGTGCAGCACCATCTACGGGTCCGCCGGTGACGGCGGGCCCCTCGGGCCGGATGAACGGGCACACTACCGCCGGGTGACTGATGACAACGCCGCCCAGCTGCAGATGTGGGTCGACCCGGGTGACGTCGTCGTCGTGCACGACCCCCAGCCGGCCGGGCTGATCCGCCGGGCCAGGGAACTCGGCGCGACCGTGATCTGGCGGTCGCACATCGGCAGCGACCAGCCGAACAGCCACACCGAAGCGGGCTGGGCCTTCCTGCGCCCGTTCGTCATGGAGGCCGATGCGACGGTTTTCCTGACCGAGGGTCACGCGCAGCACTGGACGCCAGACACCCACGTGATCCCGCCGTCGATCGACCCGTGCGCCCCGAAGAACATGGCGCTCACCGCCCGGCAGGCCGTCGACATCCTCGGCGTAGCCGGCGTACTCGGCGGTTCGGCGTCGGCCGAGATCACGGTGCCGGCGCCGCTCGGGCCGGCGATCACCGTCCGGCACGCCGCCACCGTGCTGCGCGTCGGTCCGCCACCACCACCGGACGTGCCCATGGTGGTCCAGGTGTCGCGCTGGGACCGGCTCAAGGACATGGACGGGGTGCTCGAGGCGTTCATGCAAGCCGGTGCCGGACACTGTCACCTGACGCTGGCCGGGCCGGCGGTCGACAGCGTCGCGGACGATCCTGAGGCGGCCGGGGCCTACGAGCTCAGTCGCAGCCGGTGGGCGGCGCTGGCGCCGGACGACCGCCGGCGCGTCCAACTGCTGTGCCTGCCCGTGACTGATCGACGGGAGAACGCGCTCGTGGTCAACGCGCTGCAGCGGCACGCCACTGTGGTGGTGCAGAAAAGTCTGGCCGAGGGGTTCGGGCTCACCGCCGCGGAGGCGATGTGGAAGGCGCGGCCGATCGTCGCCAGTGCGGTCGGTGGCTTACGAGAGCAAGTGGTCGACGGGGTCACCGGGCTGGCTGTGGCCGACCCGCGCGACCTGCCGGCCACGGCCGCCGCTGTCCGCCGGCTGCTCGACGATCCCGGTTTCGCGCAGAAGCTGGGCGCCGGTGCCCGGCAGCTGGTGGTCGACCGTTTCCTTCCCGATCGGCACCTGCTGGAGTGGGCCGCCACGCTCGAGAAGATCCTGACCAAGGGGAGCCATGATGCGCAGACTGGGTGA
- a CDS encoding DUF4915 domain-containing protein, with the protein MTEEEPLERLRGLSQFLSDGTHLLASCFDAHHSVGGGLFALGAEVEKVDDVSSTGMYVDDGLLYRCLWSADGSPAELVVYDESGIQRYQRLDDVSTPHDILVADGEVFVVATTQNEVRSIAADGTVSRRWQAPGEPDSWHLNSLARYGDRMVVCGFGPFLRRRGWDEAGRPATGQVADMATGEPILTGLQAPHHPHYESGTWLVCDSAARELVEFPDHTRQPSRRLRMPGWPRGIAVTDDYLFVGISAHRHTADTEDTASVAVVDRAQWRVVGVVDLPVREVYALALVPSGLLAGAAEGFGANHTRVHEQSQRQLFDRLGRRPRQLWAVGDRLLEEECRAVITLAGPVPDEVVAGGLLSVDCLIRNAGAAVLTPAPPHPVRVVHRWYTPGGELVPTQLVTSALTRSLPPDTVTRVPVRARVPETAGRYRLRVTLAQDDGVPFDEIDPAGALDLDIVVVPGRDTDDALAGFGLYLSEVRRARACDTVEAMVRALLYTPAGSPRGLTVGLIQDRGRDAFLTAVAAALQCSENAIRHLVNEAIPDAGEVLLTGAEAVALALHRAGVTVVFAYAGTSELALCDATARLGLLVNGRGDRECMFQAAGASRLRPGNGAAILHAARGLTNALGALAAARRNEAGTLAVVGMPSTSSAPFLPPHAEPDLIESSGNFAKSWFELGQVPDDPAARASAVRYLVEGLQQAVADVRQAPYGPVLFGVPQDVAEAAWVPLTALSAAAPPEQAPLDAAALNAARELLSGAGRVVVMVDDYALLHPDVRPALRSFSERTGAAVLQVKYRRGPMFFERLRTAEVPNFIGWYNPGDPVHQAVLAKADAIVTVEDRNMYPRVVGALPAIPTIAVTTKSSAVLKNGYLTAEDVLVLGAIAPCLRALADVADPGEPWYTEFLGEVPWQPVQVPGKALTIREGLADAIRSVGDDLAQPLVWVDDSQMFGGLLAEVYERLPEGMRIFGDHGGFVGGGTATATGLALGEPSVKVVCSLGDQGLTNGLQGLVAAVQEQVPLTFVVCNNGGSVSLRKQSRPQALLDHGVDRYLDNAAGMRYSEVAAALGLRSRRVDLSGWHEQDRTADRLAAFRAALSDAAVHRGPTLIELVLPSDPEFWSGVWITEGLESHTDAGPADGDAGDVRG; encoded by the coding sequence ATGACGGAAGAGGAACCGCTGGAGCGGCTCAGGGGGCTCAGTCAGTTCCTGTCCGACGGCACCCATCTTCTCGCGTCATGTTTCGACGCGCACCACAGCGTGGGTGGCGGGTTGTTCGCGCTCGGTGCCGAGGTTGAGAAGGTCGACGACGTCTCCAGCACCGGCATGTACGTCGACGACGGGCTGCTGTACCGCTGTCTGTGGAGCGCCGACGGCAGCCCCGCCGAACTGGTCGTCTACGACGAGAGCGGGATACAGCGCTACCAGCGGCTCGACGATGTGTCGACGCCGCACGACATCCTGGTGGCCGACGGCGAGGTCTTCGTGGTGGCCACCACCCAGAACGAGGTCCGGTCGATCGCTGCCGACGGCACGGTGAGCCGGCGCTGGCAGGCGCCGGGCGAGCCGGACAGCTGGCACCTCAACAGCCTGGCCCGGTACGGCGACCGGATGGTCGTGTGCGGGTTCGGGCCGTTCCTGCGCCGGCGGGGCTGGGACGAAGCCGGCCGGCCTGCTACCGGCCAGGTGGCCGACATGGCGACCGGCGAACCGATCCTCACGGGGCTCCAGGCCCCGCACCATCCTCACTACGAGAGCGGGACGTGGCTGGTCTGCGATTCGGCGGCCCGTGAGCTGGTCGAATTCCCCGACCACACGCGGCAGCCATCGCGACGGCTCCGGATGCCCGGCTGGCCCCGCGGCATCGCCGTGACCGACGACTACCTGTTCGTCGGCATCAGCGCCCACCGGCACACGGCCGACACGGAAGACACCGCGTCGGTGGCGGTGGTGGATCGGGCGCAGTGGCGGGTCGTCGGCGTGGTCGACCTGCCGGTCCGCGAGGTGTACGCGCTTGCACTGGTTCCGTCCGGGCTGCTGGCGGGGGCGGCCGAGGGCTTCGGCGCAAACCACACCCGGGTGCACGAGCAGAGCCAGCGCCAGCTGTTCGACCGGCTCGGCCGGCGGCCGCGCCAGTTGTGGGCGGTCGGTGACCGGCTCCTCGAGGAGGAGTGCCGCGCTGTGATCACCCTCGCCGGGCCGGTCCCGGACGAGGTCGTGGCCGGCGGCCTGCTCTCCGTCGACTGCCTGATCCGCAACGCCGGGGCGGCCGTGCTGACGCCGGCCCCGCCGCACCCGGTCCGGGTGGTGCACCGCTGGTACACCCCCGGCGGGGAGCTCGTGCCGACCCAGCTGGTGACGAGTGCGCTCACCCGATCGCTGCCGCCGGACACCGTCACCCGGGTGCCCGTCCGCGCCCGCGTACCGGAGACCGCCGGCCGGTACCGGCTCCGCGTCACGCTGGCCCAGGACGACGGCGTCCCGTTCGACGAGATCGATCCGGCCGGCGCGCTGGACCTCGACATCGTCGTGGTCCCCGGGCGGGACACCGACGACGCGCTGGCCGGCTTCGGGCTCTACCTCTCGGAGGTACGCCGCGCCCGCGCATGCGACACCGTCGAGGCCATGGTGCGGGCGTTGCTTTACACGCCGGCCGGTTCGCCGCGCGGCCTCACCGTGGGGCTGATTCAGGACCGCGGCCGCGATGCGTTCCTGACCGCCGTCGCGGCCGCGCTGCAATGCAGCGAGAACGCGATCCGGCATCTGGTGAACGAGGCGATCCCGGACGCCGGCGAGGTTCTGCTGACCGGAGCCGAGGCGGTCGCTCTGGCGCTGCACCGGGCGGGCGTGACGGTCGTATTCGCCTACGCCGGCACGTCTGAACTCGCGCTCTGCGACGCAACCGCCCGGCTCGGCCTGCTGGTCAACGGTCGCGGCGACCGGGAGTGCATGTTCCAGGCCGCCGGCGCCAGCCGCTTGCGCCCTGGCAACGGCGCCGCGATCCTGCACGCCGCCCGGGGGCTCACCAACGCCCTCGGCGCGCTGGCTGCGGCCCGGCGCAACGAAGCGGGCACCCTGGCCGTCGTCGGTATGCCGTCCACGAGCTCCGCGCCCTTCCTGCCACCGCACGCCGAGCCCGACCTGATCGAGTCGTCCGGGAACTTCGCGAAGTCCTGGTTCGAGCTGGGGCAGGTACCTGACGACCCGGCGGCGCGGGCAAGCGCGGTCCGGTATCTGGTAGAGGGGCTACAACAGGCGGTCGCCGACGTCCGCCAGGCGCCGTACGGCCCGGTTCTGTTCGGGGTTCCGCAGGACGTGGCCGAAGCCGCCTGGGTTCCGTTGACCGCCCTCAGCGCCGCCGCGCCGCCGGAGCAGGCACCGCTCGACGCGGCTGCGCTCAACGCGGCACGCGAGCTGCTGAGCGGAGCCGGCCGGGTCGTCGTCATGGTGGACGACTACGCATTGCTGCACCCGGACGTCCGGCCGGCTCTGCGATCTTTCAGCGAGCGCACCGGGGCCGCGGTCCTTCAGGTCAAGTACCGGCGCGGACCGATGTTCTTCGAACGGCTCCGCACCGCGGAGGTACCGAATTTCATCGGCTGGTACAACCCGGGCGACCCGGTGCACCAGGCCGTACTCGCCAAGGCAGACGCGATCGTCACGGTCGAGGACCGCAACATGTACCCGCGGGTCGTCGGTGCGCTCCCGGCCATCCCGACAATCGCCGTCACCACCAAATCGTCGGCTGTGCTCAAGAACGGCTACCTGACGGCGGAGGACGTGCTCGTGCTGGGAGCGATCGCACCGTGCCTGCGCGCGCTGGCGGACGTCGCCGACCCGGGCGAGCCCTGGTACACCGAATTTCTCGGCGAAGTGCCGTGGCAGCCGGTACAAGTACCCGGCAAGGCACTGACCATTCGGGAAGGGCTGGCCGACGCCATCCGCAGTGTCGGCGACGACCTGGCCCAGCCACTCGTGTGGGTGGACGACAGCCAGATGTTCGGCGGCCTGCTGGCCGAGGTGTACGAGCGGCTGCCGGAAGGAATGCGCATCTTCGGCGACCACGGCGGCTTCGTCGGCGGGGGCACGGCGACCGCGACAGGACTCGCGCTCGGCGAGCCCTCGGTCAAGGTCGTGTGCAGCCTCGGCGACCAGGGGCTCACCAACGGCCTGCAGGGCCTGGTGGCGGCGGTCCAGGAGCAGGTACCGCTCACGTTCGTGGTGTGCAACAACGGCGGCAGTGTCTCGCTGCGCAAGCAGTCCCGCCCGCAGGCGCTGCTCGACCACGGTGTCGATCGCTATCTCGACAATGCCGCCGGTATGCGCTACAGCGAGGTCGCTGCGGCGCTGGGCCTGCGCAGCCGGCGCGTCGACCTGAGCGGCTGGCACGAGCAGGACCGCACCGCCGACCGGTTGGCGGCGTTCCGCGCGGCTCTGTCCGATGCGGCCGTGCATCGGGGGCCGACGCTGATCGAGCTTGTTCTCCCGTCCGACCCGGAGTTCTGGAGCGGCGTGTGGATCACCGAGGGGCTGGAGAGCCACACGGATGCCGGCCCGGCCGACGGAGACGCCGGCGATGTTCGAGGTTGA
- a CDS encoding LLM class flavin-dependent oxidoreductase yields the protein MTGTRGDISLFGTCPPSVQQHGPDYLRRVREVAGWSDRAGYEGVLVYTDNRSVDPWLLAQTIIQATTRLAPLVAVQPAYMHPFTAAKLVAGLAYLHQRRVHLNMVAGGFTGDLQSLGEHLAHDDRYDRAVEYALIVRQLLTSEEPVSFAGAYYSVTGLRLETALPAELVPRVLFSGSSAAGMAAARAASATAVAYPQEPGKQAPADPSVTQGLRIGIITRPTSAEAWEVALTRFPEDRAGQISHRLATSRSDSQWHRQLAAAVDRQDTYWMRPFKNYRTFCPYLVGDYVTVGREVGRYLDLGYTTLILDTPEKEQDLEHIAVALDIARTRAEEHV from the coding sequence ATGACCGGGACCCGCGGCGACATCAGCCTCTTCGGCACCTGCCCACCCTCGGTGCAGCAGCACGGTCCGGACTATCTGCGGCGGGTCCGCGAGGTGGCCGGCTGGAGTGACCGCGCGGGGTACGAAGGCGTCCTGGTGTACACGGACAACCGCTCGGTCGACCCGTGGCTGCTCGCGCAGACCATCATCCAGGCCACCACGCGGCTCGCCCCCCTTGTCGCCGTGCAGCCGGCGTACATGCACCCCTTCACCGCCGCGAAGCTGGTGGCCGGACTCGCCTACCTGCACCAGCGCCGGGTCCATCTCAACATGGTCGCGGGCGGGTTCACGGGGGATCTGCAGTCGCTGGGTGAGCACCTCGCCCACGACGACCGCTACGACCGGGCCGTCGAGTACGCCCTGATCGTGCGGCAGCTGCTCACCTCGGAGGAACCGGTGAGTTTCGCCGGCGCCTACTACTCCGTGACCGGGCTCAGGCTGGAGACCGCGCTCCCGGCCGAGCTGGTGCCCCGGGTGCTGTTCTCCGGCTCGTCCGCGGCGGGGATGGCGGCCGCCCGGGCCGCCTCGGCCACCGCGGTCGCCTATCCGCAGGAACCGGGGAAGCAGGCCCCGGCCGATCCGTCGGTGACCCAGGGCCTGCGCATCGGGATCATCACCCGGCCGACGTCCGCCGAGGCGTGGGAGGTGGCGCTGACGCGTTTCCCGGAGGACCGGGCCGGACAGATCAGTCACCGGCTGGCTACCTCGCGCTCGGACTCGCAGTGGCACCGGCAGCTCGCCGCGGCCGTCGACCGGCAGGACACGTACTGGATGCGGCCGTTCAAGAACTACCGGACCTTCTGCCCGTACCTGGTCGGTGACTACGTCACGGTCGGGCGCGAGGTCGGGCGCTACCTGGACCTCGGCTACACGACGCTGATCCTGGACACCCCGGAGAAGGAACAGGACCTGGAACATATCGCGGTGGCCTTGGACATCGCCCGGACGCGAGCCGAGGAGCACGTGTGA
- a CDS encoding beta-ketoacyl synthase, which produces MPELVAVTGIGVCTAFGAGVDAVRRGVFGGTAAFAPVTRFDAAPYRNRFAAVLPDDHAVWASGSPAQLDLLRACTTEALDGARTRAKGAPFLLGTLGDRSGVLDFWRAEEDHAGYDDARLGVSSPAALAAVAAQEFGFGSATAFSNACTASTTALAYGAQLIRSGDVDLVVCGGSYVVSEDIFAKFDAGGAFSGHGVVRPFCRQRDGMLHGDGAAVLVLESVPSARRRGAQTLALLRGWGLSADAHHPIQPDPAGHGMALAMRAAMRVAGCSPDDIGYVNAHGTGTPVNDKAETAALYDVFGARAGTVPVSSTKGATGHMLEATGAVEAVITVLALGDQRIPPTAGFLDPDPDCALDCVPNRGRAASPTYALSLNAAFGGANAALLFGTE; this is translated from the coding sequence ATGCCTGAGCTCGTGGCAGTCACCGGCATCGGGGTGTGCACGGCCTTCGGCGCCGGGGTGGACGCCGTGCGGCGTGGCGTCTTCGGCGGCACGGCGGCGTTCGCGCCGGTGACCCGGTTCGATGCCGCCCCGTACCGCAACCGGTTCGCAGCCGTGTTACCGGACGACCACGCGGTCTGGGCGTCGGGCTCGCCCGCGCAGCTGGACCTGTTGCGCGCCTGTACGACAGAGGCCCTCGACGGCGCACGCACTCGCGCAAAGGGAGCGCCCTTCCTGCTCGGCACATTGGGCGACCGGTCGGGTGTCCTGGACTTCTGGCGAGCGGAGGAAGACCATGCCGGGTACGACGACGCCCGGCTCGGCGTCAGCTCGCCGGCCGCGCTGGCAGCCGTCGCAGCACAGGAGTTCGGTTTCGGCTCGGCGACCGCGTTCAGCAACGCCTGCACCGCCTCGACCACCGCACTGGCGTACGGCGCGCAGCTGATCCGTTCGGGAGACGTGGACCTCGTCGTTTGCGGTGGCTCGTACGTGGTGTCCGAGGACATCTTCGCCAAGTTCGACGCCGGTGGCGCGTTCAGCGGTCACGGTGTGGTCCGCCCCTTCTGCCGGCAGCGTGACGGCATGCTGCACGGCGACGGGGCCGCCGTCCTGGTGCTGGAGTCCGTGCCATCCGCGCGCCGACGCGGCGCGCAGACGCTCGCCCTGCTGCGCGGGTGGGGATTGTCCGCGGACGCGCACCACCCCATCCAGCCCGATCCCGCCGGGCACGGCATGGCCCTGGCCATGCGTGCGGCAATGCGGGTCGCCGGTTGCTCCCCGGACGACATCGGCTACGTGAACGCGCACGGCACCGGAACGCCGGTCAACGACAAGGCCGAGACCGCGGCCCTGTACGACGTTTTCGGCGCCCGCGCGGGCACGGTCCCGGTGAGTTCCACCAAGGGTGCGACCGGGCACATGCTGGAGGCCACCGGCGCCGTCGAGGCCGTGATCACCGTGCTGGCCCTCGGGGACCAGCGGATCCCGCCCACCGCCGGCTTCCTCGACCCGGACCCGGACTGCGCCCTGGACTGCGTGCCCAACCGGGGCCGCGCCGCCAGCCCGACCTACGCCCTGTCGCTGAATGCCGCGTTCGGGGGAGCGAACGCCGCCCTGCTGTTCGGCACCGAGTGA